Sequence from the Nocardioides exalbidus genome:
CGTTGCCGCGCCGCAGCACGTCGTCGAGGTAGCCCGGATCGGCGAGCAGCTCGGCCCGCTTCTCCCGGAGCGGAGCGAGCTCGGTGTTGATCGCGTCGGTCAGGCGGCCCTTGAGCGCGCCGCCGCCGCCGTCGCCGATCTCCTCGGCCACCGCGGCCGGGTCGACGCCCTCGCAGAGGCCGATGAGGGTCAGCAGGTTGGCGACCTCGGGCCGGTTGTCGGGGTCGTAGGTGATGACCCGGTCACTGTCGGTCTTGGCGCCCTTGAGCTTCTTCGCGGTCTCGTCGGCGGTCATCCGCAGCTCGACGACGTTGCCCTTCGACTTGCTCATCTTGGTGCCGTCGGTGCCGAGGATCAGCGGCGCCTCGGACAGCAGCGCGCCGGGCTCCGGGAAGACGGGGGCGTAGCGGTCGTTGAAGCGACGCGCGACGACCCGGGTCTGCTCGAGGTGGGGGAGCTGGTCGCGGCCGACCGGCACGACGTTGGCCTTGCAGAAGAGGATGTCGGCGGCCTGGTGGACGGGGTAGGTGAGCAGCAGCCCGCCGATCGAGGTGATGCCGGCCGACTTCGCCTCGTCCTTCACGGTGGGGTTGCGCTGGAGCTCGGCGACGCTGACCAGGCTGAGGAACGGGAGCATCAGCTGGTTGAGGGCGGGCACCGAGGAGTGCGTGAAGATCGTCGCCTTCTCCGGGTCGAGCCCGGCGGCGATGTTGTCGACGAGGAGGTTGCGCACGTTGCCCGCGATGTCGCCGGCGACCTCGCGGTCGGTGATCACCTGGTAGTCCGCGATGAGCTGCCAGATCTCCGCGCCGCTGTCCTGCAGGCGGATGCGGTTGCGGATCGAGCCGAAGTAGTGGCCGATGTGCAACGCACCCGTGGGACGGTCCCCGGTCAGCATGCGCAGCGAGGCCGGGTCCTTCGCCATCTGTTCCTCGATGGCGTCGCTGCGGGCCTGGGCGGCGCGGAAGGTGTCACTCACGGCGACGATCCTTTCACGGGGTGGTCAGGTGCAGCGATCGGGTTCTGTAGGGTCGAGGTGTGCCCACCATCGGAGTAGCGATCGCGATCCCCGAGCCCTGGGCGAGCGAGCTGCAGGACTACCGGACGTCCGTCGGTGACACCACCGCGACGCAGATCCCGACGCACATCACGCTCATCCCGCCGGCCGAGGTCCCCGACTCCTCGCTGGAGGCGGTGACGACCCACCTCGCCGACGCGGCGTCGAGCGTCGAGCCGTTCGACATCCACCTGCGCGGCACCGGCACCTTCCGGCCGATCTCGCCGGTCGTCTTCGTCACCCTGGCCGAGGGCATCTCCGCGTGCGAGCTGCTCGCGGACGCCGTACGACAGGGGCCGCTCGCGGTCGACCTCGACTTCCCCTACCACCCGCACGTGACGGTGGCGCACCACCTCGACGACTCCACCCTCGACCGCGCCTTCGACGAGCTGGCGGACTTCGAGTGCCGCTTCGCCGTCGACGCGTTCAAGCTCTACGTCCACGACGCCGACGCCGGCTGGCAGCCCACCGACGAGTACGCCCTCGGCTGATGGCCTTCATCGACGGGATCAAGGCCCGTGTCGCGGACGTGCGCGAGCGCCGGCCGTTCGTCGACCACCTCGTGCGGATGGTCGAGCACTACGGCAGCGTCAACGGCAACGCCCTCGCCGCCGCGGTGACCTACTTCGCGTTCCTCTCCTTCTTCCCGATCCTGGCGCTGGCGTTCGCCGTCTTCGGCCAGATCACCAAGGTCTACGCCGACGCCCAGGACACGCTGCTCGACGCGGCGAACTCCGTGCTGCCGGGGATCATCGGTGGCGACAACGGCGTCAGCCTGGACTCCCTCCAGTCCGCCGCGCCGGGCATCTTCAGCGTCGGCATCCTGCTGACGCTCTACTCCGGCCTCGGCTGGCTGTCGGGGATGCGGCAGGCGCTGACGTCGGCCTTCGAGGAGCCGGAGCGCGAGCAGCCCAACTTCGTGATGGGCAAGCTGCGCGACATCCTCGCGCTGCTGACCCTGGGGTCGGTGCTCGTCCTCAGCGTCGCGGTCTCCGGCGTGGCGACCGCGCTCCTGTCGCCGATCCTCGACGCCCTGCGGCTCGGGCCGGTCGCGGGCGTCTTCCTCACCGTCCTCGCCATCGCGCTCGGCCTGGCGGCCAACACCCTGCTGTTCTTCGCGTTCTTCCGGCTCTTGGTCGCCCCGGATATCCCGTCCCGCTCGCTGTGGTCGGGGGCGCTGCTCGGGGCGGTCGTCTTCGAGCTGCTCAAGCAGGCCTCGACCTTCCTCCTGCGCTCGACGTCGAACTCCGAGGCGTTCCAGGCCTTCGGCATCGCCCTGATCCTGCTGGTCTGGATCAACTACTTCTCCCGCGTCGTGGTCTACTCCGCGGCCTTCGCCTACACCTCGCCCGAGGCCCGCGCCGTCGTCGAGGCCCGCCGGGTCGTCGACCAGGCGGTCGAGGGCCCCCAGATCGACCTCGCGGCGGCAGCGGCCGTCGTACCCTCCACCGCCCTCTCACCGTCGGCCTCTCCTGCCTCGCCCAAGGCCGCCTTCGCCGCCGGCGCCGCCTCGATGCTCGGGCTCGTCGCCCTCCTCCGCCGCCGACGCTGAGCCTCCTCCGCTCGCGTTTGGTGGGCGGTGAGTGAGCCACATTCCAGATGGTCTGAATGTGGCTCATGCACCCCTGCCTCGCGTGTCCTCCCTCGACGCGCTGGTGGGCGGTGAGTGAGCCACATTCCAGATGGTCGGAATGTGGCTCATGCACCCCTGCCTCGCGTGTCCTCCCTCGACGCGCTGGTGGGCGGTGAGTGAGCCACATTCCAGATGGTTGGAATGTGGCTCATGCACCCCTGCCTCGCGTGTCCTCCCTCGACGCGCTGGTGGGCGGTGAGTGAGCCACGATCTCGATGGCCGACATGTGGGTCACTCACCGCCCACAGAGCGAGCCAGCAAGTGTCCACAGGCAGGCTGCCGCCCGTCTCCTCCACAGGTACGGCGCCCAGTGAGCGCGGCACGCACCCAGGTCGTGGCGCGATACGGGCATGCGTTCTGTTCCCGAAGCCTTCAGGCACGGCCCGTTCAGCCGCCAGTCCGCGCTGGCGGCCGGAGTCACCGCACGCGTGTTCGAGGGCGTGCAGTTCAGGCGTCTCCACGAGGCGGTCTACGTCCACCGCGACCACGAGATGACGTGGGACGACCACGTCGAGGCAGCGCGGCTCGCCCTCCCGGCCTCCGCGCGTACGACGGGGGCGACCCGGCTGCGCCAGCTGGGGATCGACGTCGGCTCGCCGTTCCCGCTGCACTTCGTCGTCGAGGGCGATCTCCATCTGGTCCTCGACGGCGTCTTCCTCCACCGCACGGTGAAGATGCCGCCGTCCGATGATGTCGGAGCCTCGGTCGAAGCGGCCTTCGTCGCCTACTGCGCGGACGTCCGGCTCGTCGACGCGATCAGGGTCGGCTGCTTCCTCCTGCACCAGGAGCACCTCGACGGAGTGCTCCTCGACCAGATCCTCACGGAGGAGAGGTGGCGCCGCGGGGTGCCTGAGACGTCGTACGTCCTGCCCTTCCTCGACGACCGGCCGCGCTCGATCCCCGAGGCAGAGCTGCTGGCGTACGTCGTCTTCTCGGGCCTGGTGATCCCTGAGGTGAACGAGAAGATCGCGCTGCGCGACGGCACCGAGCTCACTCCCGACCTGCACTTCGAGGACCACGACCTCGTGGTCGAGTACGAAGGCGGGCAGCACGCTGACGACCGCGGTCAGTACCTCGCCGACATCGACCGGTTTGCCGCCTACCGCCGCGACGACAAGGCGTACGAGCAGGTGACCAGGGAACTGATGCGCTCACCGAAGGCCGTCGTCCGGCGGATCCACGGTGCCCTGCGCAGGCAGGGGTACGACGGGCCGGAGCCCGACTTCGACGGCGCGTGGCTGTTGCTGTTCAGGCGGCTCGAGGATCTGGCGCGAGAGGCTCGCGCGGCCTGACGAGCGGTGCGTGAGCCACGTTCGCGGCCCTTCGAATGTGGCTCACTCACCGCCCACGGGCGCGTTCAGTGCGGACACGCGATGAGCGGTGCGTGGCCCACATTTTGCGGGCACGGAATGTGGCTCACTCACCGCCCACGGGCGCGTTCAGTGCTGACGCGCCCGTGAGCGGTGCGTGGCCCACATTTTGCGGGCTCCGAATGTGGCTCACTCACCGCCCCCGCGCGAGACAGGCCGAGGCTGAAATGCCGCGAGGGCCCGGGGAGTCCCCGGGCCCTCGTCAGGCTGGCGCGGACCTCAGTGCCCGTGGCGGATGGCGGTGCGGAGGTCCTTGTTGAGCTGGGAGATCACGTCGAGCGGGATCTCCTTGGGGCAGGCGGCGGCG
This genomic interval carries:
- a CDS encoding 2'-5' RNA ligase family protein is translated as MPTIGVAIAIPEPWASELQDYRTSVGDTTATQIPTHITLIPPAEVPDSSLEAVTTHLADAASSVEPFDIHLRGTGTFRPISPVVFVTLAEGISACELLADAVRQGPLAVDLDFPYHPHVTVAHHLDDSTLDRAFDELADFECRFAVDAFKLYVHDADAGWQPTDEYALG
- the trpS gene encoding tryptophan--tRNA ligase, giving the protein MSDTFRAAQARSDAIEEQMAKDPASLRMLTGDRPTGALHIGHYFGSIRNRIRLQDSGAEIWQLIADYQVITDREVAGDIAGNVRNLLVDNIAAGLDPEKATIFTHSSVPALNQLMLPFLSLVSVAELQRNPTVKDEAKSAGITSIGGLLLTYPVHQAADILFCKANVVPVGRDQLPHLEQTRVVARRFNDRYAPVFPEPGALLSEAPLILGTDGTKMSKSKGNVVELRMTADETAKKLKGAKTDSDRVITYDPDNRPEVANLLTLIGLCEGVDPAAVAEEIGDGGGGALKGRLTDAINTELAPLREKRAELLADPGYLDDVLRRGNARANEVADATLDEVRAAMGMVYA
- a CDS encoding YihY/virulence factor BrkB family protein, with product MAFIDGIKARVADVRERRPFVDHLVRMVEHYGSVNGNALAAAVTYFAFLSFFPILALAFAVFGQITKVYADAQDTLLDAANSVLPGIIGGDNGVSLDSLQSAAPGIFSVGILLTLYSGLGWLSGMRQALTSAFEEPEREQPNFVMGKLRDILALLTLGSVLVLSVAVSGVATALLSPILDALRLGPVAGVFLTVLAIALGLAANTLLFFAFFRLLVAPDIPSRSLWSGALLGAVVFELLKQASTFLLRSTSNSEAFQAFGIALILLVWINYFSRVVVYSAAFAYTSPEARAVVEARRVVDQAVEGPQIDLAAAAAVVPSTALSPSASPASPKAAFAAGAASMLGLVALLRRRR